Proteins from a single region of Candidatus Kryptoniota bacterium:
- a CDS encoding nodulation protein NfeD — protein sequence MKTIAALVILLVGLGKADSREKVVMMIRVDAAITPAAAEYIVNSISDAEKGNVSALVIELNTPGGLLESTRKIVQGILGSSVPVIVYVAPSGSRAGSAGVFITLSANIAAMAPGTNIGAAHPVGTGSEDTSSVMFEKITNDAAAFVRAIAEKRHRNVSWAENAVRRSISNSETEALKDGVIDLVSPNLDSLLHEINGETVETSAGKVVLSTENARIQFVPMNWREQFLGIISDPNITYILMMVGIFGIMFELFNPGSILPGVVGAISLILAFYAFQTLPINFAGLALIVLSIILFVAEIKIVTHGLLAIGGVISLFLGSIMLISSPFELVSISLTVIITTVVVAAAFFLGIVGVGLKAQRRKPTTGVEGLVGEKGLAMTDLSPGTVGQVSVHGEIWKATSDENVKSGESIIVESCVELVLKVKQSK from the coding sequence GATGATTCGCGTCGATGCAGCGATTACTCCGGCGGCGGCGGAATACATCGTGAACTCGATCTCCGACGCGGAAAAAGGGAACGTTTCGGCTCTGGTGATTGAATTGAATACGCCGGGCGGGCTGCTGGAATCCACCAGGAAAATAGTCCAGGGAATCCTGGGATCATCAGTGCCCGTGATTGTGTATGTTGCTCCGAGCGGCTCACGGGCGGGTTCGGCAGGTGTGTTTATTACTCTGTCTGCAAATATTGCAGCCATGGCGCCTGGAACAAACATTGGCGCCGCTCACCCCGTCGGCACCGGGAGCGAAGACACGTCATCGGTGATGTTCGAGAAGATCACGAACGACGCGGCAGCTTTTGTCCGGGCGATTGCCGAAAAAAGACACCGGAATGTCTCCTGGGCTGAGAATGCGGTAAGGCGGAGCATCTCGAATTCTGAGACTGAGGCGCTCAAAGATGGCGTTATCGATCTTGTCTCCCCGAATCTCGATTCCCTTCTCCATGAGATCAACGGCGAGACGGTGGAGACAAGCGCGGGAAAAGTCGTCCTCTCCACAGAGAATGCCAGAATCCAATTTGTGCCCATGAACTGGCGCGAGCAGTTTCTGGGGATCATCAGCGACCCGAATATCACGTATATCCTGATGATGGTCGGGATTTTCGGGATAATGTTCGAACTCTTCAATCCCGGATCGATACTCCCCGGTGTCGTCGGCGCGATCTCGCTCATACTGGCGTTCTACGCTTTTCAAACCCTCCCAATTAATTTTGCCGGTCTTGCCCTGATTGTTCTCTCGATTATCCTTTTCGTCGCGGAAATAAAAATAGTGACTCACGGCTTGCTGGCAATCGGCGGGGTCATCTCGCTCTTCCTGGGCTCGATCATGCTCATAAGTTCGCCGTTCGAACTGGTCAGCATCTCGCTGACGGTGATTATCACAACTGTCGTTGTAGCTGCAGCTTTCTTCCTGGGTATTGTTGGTGTCGGATTAAAAGCTCAGAGACGCAAGCCGACAACTGGAGTTGAGGGGTTGGTAGGAGAGAAAGGCCTCGCTATGACCGACTTGAGTCCTGGAACCGTCGGACAGGTCAGTGTTCACGGAGAGATATGGAAAGCTACGTCGGATGAAAACGTGAAATCAGGGGAGTCAATCATCGTAGAATCCTGCGTCGAACTGGTTCTGAAAGTCAAACAATCAAAGTAG
- a CDS encoding slipin family protein gives MATPILTIIVIFAVFFLASAIRVLREYERAVIFRLGRLIGAKGPGLIILVPIVDRMVRVSLRTIAMDVPPQDIITRDNVSIKVSAVIYFRVLDANKAVVEVEDYLFATSQMSQTTLRSILGQSELDELLAERDKINKELQGIIDSHTEPWGIKVSNVEVKQIDLPQEMQRAMAKQAEAERERRSKVIAAEGEFQASQRLADAAKILSEQPSALTLRYLQTLREIATENNSTTIFPVPIDLLTPFLEKGLGVKK, from the coding sequence ATGGCTACACCGATCTTGACCATTATAGTAATTTTCGCGGTGTTCTTTCTCGCCAGCGCAATACGCGTCTTGAGAGAGTATGAACGCGCAGTCATCTTCAGACTTGGACGACTCATCGGGGCGAAAGGCCCGGGTCTGATTATACTTGTTCCCATTGTCGACAGGATGGTACGTGTGAGCCTGAGGACGATTGCAATGGACGTCCCGCCGCAAGATATCATTACACGCGACAACGTCAGCATCAAAGTAAGCGCGGTGATCTACTTCAGGGTTCTGGACGCCAACAAGGCGGTCGTCGAAGTGGAGGACTATTTATTTGCCACGAGCCAGATGTCTCAGACCACACTGAGAAGTATTCTGGGACAATCTGAGTTGGACGAGCTTCTTGCGGAGCGCGATAAGATCAACAAGGAACTTCAGGGAATCATTGACAGTCATACCGAGCCTTGGGGCATAAAGGTGTCGAATGTAGAGGTGAAACAAATCGACCTTCCGCAGGAAATGCAAAGAGCTATGGCGAAGCAGGCGGAGGCTGAGAGGGAACGCCGTTCAAAAGTTATAGCCGCAGAAGGAGAATTCCAGGCGTCTCAGCGTTTGGCGGATGCAGCAAAGATACTGAGCGAACAGCCGAGCGCTCTTACGTTGCGATATCTCCAGACCCTCCGTGAAATTGCGACTGAGAACAATTCAACGACAATATTCCCGGTCCCAATTGATTTGTTGACGCCATTCTTGGAAAAGGGTCTCGGAGTGAAGAAGTAG
- a CDS encoding DUF4835 family protein, translating into MKWMLWLLMFGLSWTVSAQEIESTVTINSDALPSGTDKDNIANLARDLQNYINSYRWTGEEFKGPKIKVTLSIQLQTASNGVYTAQAFVASQRPIFKSNDMSPMVRILDNAWQFNYAKDQSLYHDEFHFNALTGFVDYYMYVVLGFDYDSYDPLGGSKFFQRASNIVAQGQNGDYPTGWQPGGSGTYSRNALAADVLSGKYEEFRKAFCDYEYNGIDLLSTQKDTAQAALAAALNKIADVVIQNGSRSALAKVFFDAKYSEIADALRDYPDKGILQKLSVADQSHQSTYLKYVN; encoded by the coding sequence ATGAAATGGATGCTTTGGCTCCTCATGTTCGGGTTGTCCTGGACTGTCTCAGCCCAGGAAATCGAGAGCACTGTTACCATAAACTCAGACGCGCTGCCGAGCGGAACCGATAAAGACAACATAGCAAATCTAGCCCGCGATCTCCAGAATTACATCAACAGCTACAGGTGGACCGGCGAGGAATTCAAAGGGCCCAAGATCAAAGTCACGCTTTCAATCCAGCTCCAGACGGCCTCCAACGGGGTATACACTGCGCAAGCATTCGTCGCAAGCCAACGTCCGATCTTCAAGTCGAACGACATGTCTCCGATGGTCAGAATTCTGGATAACGCATGGCAGTTCAATTATGCCAAAGATCAGTCGTTATATCACGATGAGTTTCATTTCAACGCGCTCACTGGATTCGTAGATTATTATATGTATGTCGTTCTCGGATTTGATTACGATTCGTATGATCCGTTGGGAGGGAGCAAGTTCTTTCAGCGCGCCTCCAACATAGTGGCACAGGGACAGAATGGCGATTATCCGACAGGCTGGCAACCCGGAGGTTCCGGAACTTACTCGCGGAATGCTCTCGCCGCCGACGTGCTGTCGGGAAAATATGAAGAGTTCAGGAAAGCATTTTGTGATTACGAATACAACGGAATAGATCTTCTTTCCACTCAAAAGGATACGGCTCAGGCCGCATTAGCCGCGGCATTAAATAAAATCGCTGATGTTGTAATCCAGAACGGATCCCGCAGCGCACTGGCGAAAGTCTTCTTTGACGCGAAGTATTCCGAAATTGCAGATGCTTTAAGAGATTATCCGGATAAGGGAATACTTCAAAAACTTTCGGTTGCGGACCAATCACATCAGAGTACTTACCTGAAATACGTGAACTGA